From Chrysemys picta bellii isolate R12L10 chromosome 1, ASM1138683v2, whole genome shotgun sequence:
ctacaaaaggagaattttaagtgaatacagtGGAGTTGTATCATACGCACATTTAACTCAGGTGAATTCAACTATACGTgctcggcaaaaaaaaaaaaaaaagaaaaccaactaTTTAAATACAGTAGTGTGGGCAATTCCACccaccattccactcaatgagcatATGCCCCGGAGTGAGTGTGAGATGGGAGACGTGAATCTGCTGTTCCTTCAGTCGGTCTAGTTCCCacgtgcctctgtgtgtgtgagcaTCTTGCCGCGCtgagtgtgattctagtgtttaaaaatacatttttttcgtACAACCTGGCCCCTAAACACAAGccaactacttcatctggtgTTCAACCGAAGAAACAGTGATCTGTTCCaacgctggaggaaaaactggctgtgttggacttattgagagatGGTATGTCGGTCTTCAACATGGCACGTAAATATAGCCGCAACGAATCTAGCATCCATGCCATAaagattagagagagagaaatttgtcAAGCtgtggcatcaagtgctccaataactgcTAAGGTGATGAGCCAGGTAtgtgataagactttagtgaagactgaaaaggcattaaacttataGCTGGAAGACATGAACTGTAAACATGTGCCTATCAATGGCAACAGGTTGCGAGAAACGGCTCTTAGCCTCTACGCGCTGTTCAAACCTCCCATTgaagagggacagccttctgatgagaagtaattcaaagccagccaacgttggcttaacagttttaggaaccgcttcaacctcaaaaatgtgcagactactggtgaagctgcatctgccaatgaagcagcagcaaaagcctaccccgaACAATTAAGAAAGAAAAGGGCTCTCTTCtagaacaagtttttaatgctgatgagactgggctcttctggaaaagAATGCCCAACCGCACTTACACttcaaaatcagaaagacaagcccctggcttcaaagcatCTAAAGACCATGTGACTCtgttgttttgtggcaatgcggctgggcatttaataaagccgAGCTTGCTCTATAGGGCTGAAAATCCCtgtgccctaaaaggcaagaacaaaaatctcctgcctgtgttccggcaatcaaataaaaaggcttgggtgacgggcagcattatttctggacTGGTTCCACAAGGGTTTCATTCTGGAGGTCAAGCGGTACctcgaagagaaaggacttgactttaaagtggTGCTGATCATAGACAATGCTCCTGGGCATTCTGAGGCACTCAAGTTTGCGTATAACAATCTTGAAgtagtctctcccccccccaataccACCTCCATCCTCTCGAGCAAGGCGTGATTCGCTGTTTCAAGGCCACGTACACAAGGCTTACATTCTCACAGATACGTAgcgctatggatgctgatcccaatcttaatgtgatggagtgttggaagtccttcaacattgccAATTGTatcacttatattaaacaggcaatggatgcaatcaagcctgaaacaatcaatgcatgttggcgaagcctatggaaagaatgtgtgaatgattttaagggtttcccaaccattgacaaagaagtgaaacgcattgttcaggtggccaggcaagtgggtggtgatggcttcgtcgacatccttgaggaagaaattgaagaattaattgagagccaTAGAAAAACATTGACTAACaaagagttagaggaactgataaaatcgtcTAGAGAAGACGAAGATGACAACgacgaacaggaagagccagcaagttggaatttaataaatttgctgaagtgttccaagcagcggaacacttgaatgatttaatttctgaatacgatccctctatggaacgaagcctaaaaataaataaataaataaataaataaaaatcacacgTCGTATTATGGACGATTTGCGACcgtatcaagaaatgtttgagcagctcaagagacaacagcgacagtgctgatcaccatgtttttcgagaaaaaacaaccagcagcagaTGAGCCTACGCAGTCAACTTctcgagctgaaccagagccaatCACTTCATCTATGACTCACTCTCTGTCACCCAAGCTCTCCATCACCTCTGTCTCCTGGATCGACATCAAGCCCTGACGACCTCCCAATAGTGttgtcaggggaagaggaagactaCCCATCGGAGTGTACACAGCACCCATCTTCATCGTCTCATCGTTCATCATACAGGCGCTGTACTAATCAACATAGTCGTCGCATCACCATTGTCATAATCGTTGTACCACCATTATCATCTTGCTAGTCTACAACAACAAATATCCAGGATGAATGGAGTTTactgttttccatttttattctTTCAATCTTCCGTCTCTCTCATGTAATTAAACTAAagttatattttgcatatgtactctATTATATGCTGTACATTACTATATACATTATACATACAGTATTACTGTACAGAGttgtatactgtactttatgggcgatttaagggattttcaagggtaattttgactatatgcaatTTTCACCTTACGtgctgactttagaacctaacccccgtgtaATATGTGACTCCTTGTAGAAGCaacaacagacagaacaaagcagattactgagcaaacaaaacaaaatatgcaagctaagctcaatatacttaaacaggttacaaaatgtaatttcttaccctaagtgttattttaggcaggttgcaaagtttctgtggttcagagttccaggtatatttcttttcagactggacccctgtctcagtctggactccccacTTGCCTTTCCTTCAGGTGTCTTTAGCATTCTTTCTTCCTGGGCAGACAGGCAATGGAGATGAGAAATCCCATtcgccttcctccccacccttaaataaaatttacataaggctggaatcctttgtttcccaaacttgacccccttTCCATTTCAgcggaaagttacaagaagtcccagataatgtttagtatcagttgacaagaccacctgacctagtagtgtcacagttaCATCCCTGGATGcctcccaggagggagagagactagCATCTTCACAGTTTTATTGTTCCTTCCTGATGGCCCATCAAAtctgatggcctgttgtctgATGGCCTGTTTCCctgcagggaagcacaggaaTTCTACAAGGGAGCTATTTTCTGCAGGCACCAGAATCCCCCCCCCAGCAGTATACTTTCTTCAGTTTGCATGTGCAACTCCAGAAAAAGACATTTAAATTACTCTAAgatttctatatttaaaaaaatcactatgaGTTATATCCATTCCTCTTAGTTTTAATTAGGTATGAAAACAAATATTGTATTAATCTTGATGCTTTAGTGGAGCACCATGTGTAATTTCAGTGTATTATATACAGATAGTACAGAAATATTTTCTAtaggaaaaataaatagaacTATATATGTGTAAACATTCTGGGTGAAAGCCtgccacccactgaagtcaattgtagaactcccattgacttcagtggggcaggatttcacctctaCTTTGAAAGCATATAGCAGtgacagaatattttaaaagtgcATACAATGTTATGTGCAACAATTCTttaattttgaacattttatatATGCATATTTAATTCATATCTATTACGCCGCCTTAATTCAGTCTCTTCTGGTTCCAGTATCtctctatttattatttcttGAACTTCTATCACCTTTGGCTCAATCAGCTGACTAAGTGTGAATTCACAGTCACACAGTTCATGCTCTTCCTTTCTGTAACCACCATCAGTATCTTCAAGCAGATCTTCAATACTATGATCTTCATTGTCATCTGCTTTTTCCTGAGTATGTTTGCCAAATGACTGAATGAGATCTTCAAGTTTCTCATTACATGTGTGATTAACATCTTagtttacaaaaaaagaaaatgaagatttaAGATTAGTGACAGGGTTCTCAGTTTCAGAAGTCATTCTTAGAAGTTTCAGTTTTAATTCCTCCAAAAAGTCTGACTAATGCATTAGCAGCCTATTGAGGTTGAGAGCTCATGATGCATTCCGTCAATTCCAATCTCTCTAATAAAGCAGCAGAGGACTTCTGGCTCTAAATGCAGCAGTGCATTCTGGTAGGATTGAGCTGTGTTCCCACCTCTAAAGATCCAACATCTCGATTTGTAACTAAGTACCCGTCAGGTAAGTGAGCTGCTACTTTTATAGACAACTTGTGGcaaaaaataagattttaaaataccATCTGATAATATCCACCAGTCTGGAAGTAAGAACCATATTGCATCCAAGATGTAAAGAATTGAATGTTCAGTTCATACAACTTAAGTAAGCTAAACACTGATTTACTGCAAGAAGGATCTACAATATTGACTGAAAACTAGAAGTACCTTTTAGTTTCATTTCTGATTTATCCAATCCACTTTCCTTCATCAGCTGTCTAATGGACTGGAGCTGTGTCATTATTTCATCTTTCTGTTCACAAGCCAAAGCATTAACACTGAAATGAAGAGACAAGAAGCTGAAGGTTCACCTGAGCAACAACTGGAAATGAATACTTGTCAAAATTGCACCGAAAATATTATTCTGACTCCAGAATAGATCGAACTATTTTTTCCAGGTGAATTACTACTATCATGGTTGGATGAGTGACTAAAAACCAGTTTTAAAAACTTGCTGGCAACCATCACTACATTTCCTCTGAAgattgaggggaaaaaagcaaaactgAAGTCAGCCAGTAGCTATATTTCATTACTGAATTTTTATGATGGGTGTTCCAGTTGAAGAAGTGTCCACTGAAAGATGGAATTAACAATGAAAGCTATTCTAGACAACTTGTCTAAATAAGACCTCAGAAAGGGAACATTACAGCTTGGATAAAAGTGTCTTATcaagatgttttgttttgaagagaTTGCTGTTAGAGTATTAACCAGTTGCAAGTTTGTCATTTAATTTTCTGATTTAATAAGGAGCTTCAACCTACTAAATTTAATGTATTGAAAGTTATTAAGTTCAAGAACAGCACCAAGGTAATACATTTGTTATAATTTAATAACACAGTTCTCATGAAAGGTGTCAAATCAACACACAGCCCCTATCTGTGTGTGAACTGAGTACTCTTGATTGCTGATGTACAACACTCCCAATTAGTGTGCCTCAACCCTACTTCAGGGAAGGTACTTTTCTAGAAGCATAAGTAGCTCTTGTTAGTTATTCCCTAGTTTTCTACTGAGACTACCAATGGATCAGAAATTATGATAATTCCCTATGATATACATTCATAGCCACCTAAACCAAGTAAGATAAGTTCATAAAGGCCAAATATGGTAGCTATCAAATGGTAGTTACTTTTGGTCACTACCCATGATCTTCAAGGGGAAGAAACTCCATATTATATTAACAGTCATGAGCCATCCAATCCCCAGCAAAGAATTTCAAATGCTATGTAGGTTTACTTTGTATTTAGAAGAGATTTCACTAAAAACAATACTTATTTCTCCTTCCTCAGAATCTGGATTAAGTTTCAATTAAGATCAGTTTTTCTACAACTGGGCTTCCCATAATTTTGAAAACAATCTTTATTAAAAGTCATTTGCGAAACCAGGAATTTTACTTAGTACTTAAGATAATAGTATTGTTTCTAAAGAACTGAAGCAAAATTGGTGAACATGTTTTACATGGGTGTTTTGAATGTGGAAAGACATGAAAATACCACTTTGCAGTATTATCATCCCATTACTATGCTGCTTACATCTGTATGTCAACAAGGGAACTGTCTGTAGTAATGCCTGTTTAAATCTGCAGCGTTGGCTACTGTATGTACAGCATTATACAAATGCTACattacaaacaagaacaacaaggagtctggtagcaccttaaagattaacagatttatttgggcataagctttcgtgggtaaaaacctcacttcttcagatgcaaccacccaaataaatctttagtcttcaaggtgccaccagactccttgttatttttgtagatacagactaacacggctaccccgatacATTACAAACAAGGTTTCTCGGTACTTTTCACCTCATAAATAAGATGATCTTTTGAGATGTTTGTAACTCCCTAAAAAGTTAGGGGTCAATTAGTAAAACTTTATTTAAGGCATAACCTGTATTCCCTATCCTGAAATTACTCACCAGTTCGACAGTGGGTCTAACTGAGTCAATAAGGAATTTAAAATTTTTTCTGTCTGTGCTAGATGCTGCTCCAGTTCCAAAAGCTGATGTTCTAAAAGAGAAGACAGTGTATTAGACATGTGTTTGCACTGCAAAATGGCAGCAAAGAAATAAAAGCCAAATTATGTTTTTGGTTAGGTAGACATTATCAAAAAGAAATAAAGTAACCCCTTCTCTGTAAAACTTTGGAGTGACTGTGTGTAAAAGTTGCTCAGCTCTTGGCACTACCTTACCCCCAAAAAAGGAGGAACTGGAGTCCAGAAAAAGTAAACTCCAGTTATCAGACAaatggggggggtgggtgggggggaattgaCTAATGAAAAACTATACACACAAATATTTTCCTAAGCATGATGGGGAGGACACACTAATAGGTTACAGGGATTTGAAGGATGTAAACACCAGCAAAAGCAAAGGAGTTGGTAAGGGTAGTAAATAAAAAGGAATGTAACTAGGAGCAATAAAGGGAAAATCATGACTATAAAAGCAAGACATCCTGATAGTAACTATTAAGCTTACTTAGGTTCCCCGAAGGACTTACAGAAACCACATGACTTGGCGTTTACACTAGGCTCAATAAGACACTAGAAAGTGTGTTGTGGGGAACAATCCCTTATTAGTATGCAATGATAATGGATTACTCCATTACTCTTTACTACATCTCTTCTATAAAGAAGTTATGATTTTTAACTACACTAAAATTTGACATGCCCAGTCTGACCTACTCTAAAAATGACACATTAGTTCATTAGAGCAGAAGATCAATGAGAGTGTGACCCAAAAAAGAAGGTTGTAATCTACCTAAACTGCCAAACTCCCACCCTCAAAATTACTTTATTGGAGAGCATTCAACcaagcataagaatggccatcctaggtcagaccaatggtccatctagaccagaaaccagtcttccaacagcggccaatgccaggtgcttcagagggaatgaacagaacagggcaaatcCCCtcttgtccactcccagcttctcacAGTCAGAGgccagagacacccagagcacaggattgcatccctgaccatcttggctaatacccactgatgtacctatcctccatgaacttatttacctaatttttgaactcagttatacttttggccttcacaacatcccttggcaacgagttgcacaggttggctgtgcactgtgtgaagaacttccttttgtttgttttgaacctactgcctattaatttcattggatgactccTGGTTctagtgttatgtgaaggagtaaataccacttcattatttactttctccacaccagtcatgattttatagaccgctatcaatcatctcttttccaatctgaagaGTCAGTCTgattaatctctccccatatggaagttgttccatactcctaatcatttttgttgcccttttctgtactttttccaattctaatttatctttgagatggggtgaccacatctgtgtgcagtattcaaggtatgggtaaATCCTGGATTTATACAGATTTAATGTCTTATcttctatccttttcctaattattcctaacattttgttagcttttttgactgccactttgcattgagtggatgttttcacagaactagccacaatgactccaagatctcttaagtggtaatagctaatttagatcccattgtTTTGTATGTACAATTGGAATTaggttttccagtgtgcattactttgcagttaTCAACAAAGAACGTCCTGTTACAGCAAGTTATTCTAGATGCATGATGGGTCCTCATTGCTAAACAGAACGAGCCAACCAAAAACAAAAGTCATGCCCTTGGCATTTTGAAACCAAAGGCTCACAAATAGCTCCTTAATaacctgaaaaatgaaaaaaggaaTTCTAGAaatgtggaaacatggacaaattgttaAGGATGAacacaaaagaatagcacaagcatgtagagaCAAAAATCAGAACGCCTAAGACACAAAATGTGTTACACCTAGCAGGAAACAGAAGGCAATATGAATAGGTTCTagaaatacattaggagcaagagaaagcatTGGACCACTGCTTAGCAGGAGAAGGAGATCTAATAACAGTGAcaacaagaaggctgaggtgtttaatgcttgTTTTGCTTAAGTCTTCCATAAAAAGGTTAACTGTGACCAAATGCTTAATATTAACAATAAGAGTGAAGGAACAAGTtagagaatatttagataaattagatgcaTTCAAGATGGCAGGGCCTGACAAAGTTTACTCTAAGGAACTAGACATAGTTCccaatggttctgagattgctatcttcaaaaactcatggaggatgggtaagGTCCCAGAAGCCTGGAAAACAGCAAACATAGtacatatctttaaaaagaggaacaaagaggactCAGGAAGTtagagaccagtcagcctaactttgatgcttggaaaaatactggaacaagttattaaacaaacaatcaatttgtaagtgcCTACAGAATAATAGGGTTTCATGTAATAGCCCACATGGATTCATCAAAAATAAATCCTGACAGGCCCCTTCTTTGATAGGATTACTGGCtcactggttggggggggggggtggagggcggAAGTAGTATGTGTGATAGATCTTGATGTTAATAATGCTTTTGACAGTTTCACATGACAGTCTAATAAgcaaaactagggaaatgtagtctAGAAGAAATTACTATAGGGTGGAtgcacagctggttgaaagaccattcTCAAATAGTAGTTATCAacagttcactgtcaaactgggaaggtgTATCTAATGGGGTCcctcaggggtcagtcctgggtctattactattcaatatttccattaatgactTGGAATGAAGTGGAGAATACGCTTGTAAAGTCTGAGGATGAAACCCCTCCCAGCGTGATGTCAAACATTTTGatgga
This genomic window contains:
- the LOC122174676 gene encoding protein RIC-3-like, whose protein sequence is MAVSALQQGMVSVVLLLCLFVAVPRLFGGGGGAGRALRGGKAGPGRYDPPPTGASGRVHQSHLNSGSSESKTYQSFQQMRNVMEKDRKSERTRGSGKDLAFTLMPLYAIGVGVFAAYKFLKMKSQEGSSSKKDKNTAEDKAKETEHQLLELEQHLAQTEKILNSLLTQLDPLSNCVNALACEQKDEIMTQLQSIRQLMKESGLDKSEMKLKDVNHTCNEKLEDLIQSFGKHTQEKADDNEDHSIEDLLEDTDGGYRKEEHELCDCEFTLSQLIEPKVIEVQEIINREILEPEETELRRRNRYELNMHI